The genomic interval ggagttcaagattaaggcatggcagatctggtgtctggtgaagaGCCATTCCTGTCTCAGATGGCTTCTTCTCACTGTGtgctcacatggcagaagaggcaGAGGGGCTCCTTGGGATCCCTTTTCTAAGAACACTCATCCTCTTCGTGAGGCTCCCCGGTCATGACCTCAGCAGCTCCttaaggccccacctcctaacaccatcaccttgggggttagatTTCAACATACTACTTTTGAATATGTTTCAATATGTTGAAATCTACATATtgatttgattgattgattgattgattgagacagagtcttgctctatcactcaggctggagtgcagtggtgtgatctgggctcactgtaacctccgctacccaggttcaagcaattctcctgcctcagcctcccgagtagctgggactacaggcctgcaccaccacacccagctaatttttatatctttcgtagagacagggtttcaccatgttggctagtctggtcttgaactcctgatctcaggtgatccacccgccaaacctcccaaagtcctgggattacaggcatgagccactgcgcctggcctctttcccaatattttaaaacctttgaAGGGAGATTTgtttatgttgtttaattttttctattgGTCACGTCAAATTTCTGCACAAAAAGGGGACAGTTTCACATCAGCACATCAGCACAGGCTGATGTGAAAGTCAGTACTAGGCGAGCAGGGCTTCTGCGATGATGAGGGAGTGCAGAGGCTTCTGCGTTTGCTGCTGCTTGGATAAGGTGGCCGGGTTTTCCTcctccatttattattattattattttaacagagaggtgggggtctcactatgttaccttggctggtttcaaactcctgggctcgaacagtcctcccacctgagcctcccacagtgctgaaattccaggcgtgagccactgcacctggctggggttTTCTTTCATAAGTTTGACCTACCTAAgcaatatttttcacatttagacTGTAAATTTTCTTCACGAGGAAGCAGTTGTGAGGACTGTCTGTGAGTCCCTAGATAAAACACATAAGACGTTAATGGACCCTactggagagagggaggaaaatacACAGTTCATCTCAGCTTGAGCACCACTCCTTTGTGGATAGGGAAAGAGCCCTCCTGCATTCCCAGTCAccagtgaaagagagaaaaacagcatTACACTTAGAGCATCGTGGCTGCCCTCATGCTGTGGAAAATTGGGTTCATTCGTGTAATGTTGTAGGAGCAGTTTTGGGTTGACTTCATTAGAAACACATCCTAATTTGGGGTTGGGGAGTTTGGCCTGTTCCTTTTTGCTTCCCTCCCGACCACCAGCAGATGGGGCTGCTTCTCCAGTGCTCTGAAAAGCTCTTAACAGCCCTGGTTAGTGTGGTCCGGCCTGGTGCCACTGAAAGCAGCCAGTGGGGGGGCTGCCCCAGATGCGAGACCACGGCATTGCTGGGCTTGTTcctcttgttctctttcttctaGCCCTCCAGGGGTGCTTTAGGTGCCTCTCtagcccccccccctttttttttgagatggagtcttgctctgttgctcaggctggagtgcagtgatgcaatctcagctcactgcaacttctgcctcccacgttcaagcgattctcatgcttcggcctcctgagtagctgggattatgggtgcacaccaccgcacccagctaatttttgtatttttagtagagacagggtttcgccatgttggcccctctggtctcgaactcctgacctcaagtgacccacccgcctcaccctcccaaagtgctgggattacaggccaccacacctggctgaaactttaaaaaaaaaaaaaaaaaaaacacacatctgTGCCCTTTGGGACTGACTTAGAGTAATACAGAACTGATGATTCCCTGCTTACTGCGAGAGCCTATCTCACTGGTGTGCAAATGTGTGCAGCACTAGTTTGAAGCAAAGGAGAGTGGGGGGTGCaaggacagtgtggggtgggctGTCCTGCACATGGCAAGGGAGCTTCTCCCAAGTGGGGCAGTGGGGACTCTGGCCCGACTCCAAGCACAGCCCCTCTGGAGAGGAGCTCTCCTCAGGCCCTGAGAACCACAGGGGAGCCTGCAGGCTTATACCAACCTCAGGACTGATGGGAATCCTGGAAAATGCCCATCCACTGCAGGCTTCCCCTGCAAAAGGACATGCATTATCATTGGAAGAATGGCAAATGGTATTAAATAGTCCTCACAGCCCTCCACAAACCCCGGGAGGACGCCCTGGGATGCCTCGGGGATGGCATTGGCAGTTTGAGCATGAAAGGATGCTggggtcaggaggcagaggtaggagtcagagggagcttcttgaggcctCTGCCTCATCCAGCATGTGGGATCATGGAGGCTCCTTCGAGTCGGGTGGCTGGCTAGCGCCTTTGAATCAGGTTCCCATCCGGAGGGGACGTGTCAATCAGGGTTTGTGGCTAGAGCATGCTTTGCGATTTCAGCAGACAGTTCTTCTTCCAGAATTGAGCGGGTAATAGACAACAACACGACAGTGAAAATGGTACCCATCAAGATTGTGCACTCAGAGAGCCAGCCAGAGAAGGAGAGCCGCCAGAGCCTGGCACGCCCCACTGAGCCTCCTGCCCTGCCCCGCGGGCTGGAGAAAGACCAAATCAAGACGCTGAGCACATCCGAGCAGTTCTACTCCCGCTTCTGCCTATACACGAGGCAGGGCACTGAGCCCGAGGCCCCACATAGGGCCCaaccagcccagccccagccctcaaGCACCCAGGAGCCCCCTGAGAAAGACCGCTGCGCCTCCCCTCCGGGGCTCAGCTACATGAAGGCCAAAGAGAAGACCGAGGAAGACCTGAAGTCGGAGGAACTGGCCAGGGAGATTGTGGGGAAGGATAAGTCCCTGGCCGATATCCTGGATCCCAGTGTGAAGATAAAAACCACCATGGACTTGATGGAAGGCATTTTCCCCAAAGACGAGCACCTCCTGGAAGAAGCCCAGCAGCGGAGGAAGCTGCTCCCCAAAATTCCCTCTCCTAGAAGCACAGAGGAGAGGTGAGTAGACATGGCCTCCCAGCTTGGGCATGACTCTGCCTGGCATCTCTTAGGCTTGTAAAGGGAAAGGGGGCAtgtttgtttcttggttttcatGCTTGCCTTTGGGGAAGACAGATTTTCATAAAGGCCCCTTGATGCTTAGCACTTTTTGGCTTTTTTGTGAACCTCCTGGAAGAGAAATGGAGGGTTAATAGCCCCATCCCAGGGTGTGATGACTTTGGGCCTgacatgaaaatatgaaaatacacacTGCAGGCCACCAAGCTGCCTTGGCCTGAAGCCAGCAGGATTTCTGACAATGCCCACAGGTGTTCTTTCTCATAAGATAGCTGTTCTCAGTGGGGGCCGTTGTCTACCCTTGGGGACAGTTGACAATGTCTCTATGGGGAGGGGTGCTCCAGGCTTCTGGTGGGTGGAGCCCAGGGGTGCTGCTCAACATCCTACAGAGCACAGGGGGCCCCACCACAGAGAATAATCCAGCTCCCATGCATCCCTAGTGCCAGCATGAGAATGAGGGCTTAGGTGGAATATATGTGTTTctttatgaaaattttttttaatttatttgaattttttttacatctgcattttaaaaagcattacaatttggccaggcacagtggtgcacacctataatcccagcattttgggagaccaaggtaggcagatcatttgagcccatgaattcaataccagcctgggcaacatggcaaaaccctgtgtctacaaaaaaaaaacatacaaaaaattagccaggcatggtggcagacacctgtagtcccagctactcaagaggctgaggtgaaaggatcacttgagcccaggagttggaggctgcagtgagctatgatggcgccactgcactccagtgcaggcgacagagcaagaccccatctcttgaaatagaaatgaaagaaaattgtgACTATTTACACCTGCctgatgaatatattttaattggaTTTGTAAATAGCACTTTTGGTGTATCTCCTTAAGCCACTTGACCACAAAGGCATGCGTGGTGGCATCTTCCCTGCTGCTGGCATGTGTTCTGCCAGCACAGCATCATTAATGGGTAGGAAGGTAGAGTGAGCATGACACGCAGCCAAGGAGGtagctggaccaagtggacccaggcagggtggcaccgacagggctgctgggaggaagggagaagggttGATGTTTGTAGAAAGCATCACACGTCCTTGTCCTCATGAACCCAGGCTCTGGGCGGAGGTCATCTGTGCTCTCACCTCTATGGTGGAAAGTTTTAGGCATTCCTGCTTATTTgagtttttacctttttaaaaaactgtttcacACACTTACGAGTGTCCATTTGGCAAGGttgattgttttcagttttaaccTTGTCACCTGTTTTTCCCCCTTTGGCTGTCTCATCTTCCTGGCTGGTGTCCTTTTGTGAGCACCAGCATTGGTTTGTCACAACCCAGGGGGTGGGGCAGAAGGGCTGTTTGCATGCACAGTCCCAGCTCATTGAAAGTTCCCACACCTCTACCCAGGAAAGAGGAGCCCTGTGTGCCTGCGGCTGTGTCCCTGGCCACCAATTCCACCTACTACAGCACATCGGCCCCCAAGGCGGAACTGCTGATCAAGATGAAGGACCTGCAGGAGCAGCAGGAGCGTGAAGAGGATTCAGGGAGCGACTTGGACCATGACCTGTCGGTGAAGAAGGTAGGAGAGCCCATTCCAAATGACAGCACGTGTGTTCTAGGCTGGGGGGGGAGGGGGGCATCCAGACCACACCATCCTACCCCAGCCCAGACCATGCACCATGTGTCTTGAGGGCGTTTGTGTTCGGCTTGCATTTAAGACAGTGGAATTTGAGGCGATATTAGTAAGCCCTCTGTACTTAGTTCTGTGTTCTAATCTTGAGCCATTCCACAAACGTCTCTTTGCTGTTTCTAATAGGGTCCAATGTCAAATTAGTTTAAATAGTCgccattctctttcattttattttatttatttatttttgagacagggtcttgctctgttatgcaggctggagtgcaatggtgccatcacggctcactacagccttgacctggcctcaagcaatcctcctatctcagttaaaggaaaattattttcatattagaaagtggtaatttttatttgagatagactctccctctgtcacccaggcgggagtgcagtggcacaatctcagctcactacaacttccacctcctgggttctagtgattctcctgcctcagcctcccaagtagctgggattacaggcacctgccaccatgcctggctaatttttgtatttttagtagagatggggtttcaccatgttggccaggctgctctcaaactcctgacctcaagtgatccacccaccttggcctctcaaagtactgggattacaggcatgagccactgctcccagactAGAAGGTGATAACTTTTTGGTTCAATGTATTAAAAAGGGAATGAAAATTAAGGGTTTGGGTCTTGGGACTTTTATGGGCCCTCCATCTGGCGCAGGGTACCATTCGCTTCATTCTGATTGCACATtcctcttaaaaaacaaataatccaaaatgtGTTGAATTTTTGCACACAGAACCAAGAAAATCATACCGTGGGGACTGTTTGAATTTAGGCCACACCCTACATGTAGAGAACTGCATTCTTTGCTCACATGCCTTTGTTTCTCATGATACAATGAATTTCCGAAGTGGCATGGCATGCTTTGATCCTGCCGCCCTCATCTGTGGGGCACTTTGTCCACCTGCTTTGGGAGGCTAGAGATGCTGGGCAGCCGCCTCACCAGATGTATGACTCCAGGACTGAATGAGTCGCTGTGGGCTGGAAGTCAGCCTGTACTTTAGTTCAGCAAGCGGAAGTTGGACACCTGCCCCAGAAGCACACGCTGTAAATCCCAGTTCTCCATGGTGCTGGTGACTCAGCTGTCCCATTTTCCTGCTTGATTTGACAAGGCAGCCACTGCTCCATTACATTTTCTCCCTGCCTTCCCGCAGCCACATGCTCATGATGTCACACGTTCCTGCAACGCGTGTGCAGGAGGAGGCATGTTCAGGGAGGAAGCGAGCACAGTGCAGATGGGGGCAGGCCACCTGCTCTGTAACTGCTTCAGGGAAACCGTGAGACCCTAATTCCGCGTACTTCCAACATTTCCAGGGGGACCACAGTTGTCCCAGTCACAGCATTGCTGGGTGGTCATAGAGCTTAGAGCCAAATCAGGGGACCCTCTGTTTTAGGAGACTAAGGACAGAGGGGAAAGATTGGAAGCCCCAGGCGGGAATGCAGCAGAGGACTGGTGGCCGGTAGAGAAGCATCACGCAGAGATGGCAAAATATGGTTTTATACTTGGGATAGATCAGAAGGACTCTGCCCAGAAAAGAGGTCACCATGTTGAGTTGTGGGGCTTCTTCAGGAGAACCAGATAGCTGATTGGTTTCAGTTCAGAATCTTTGAGAAGTATGGCCTTTCCCCGGGAACCAGGAGGTGTGTACAGGGCCCAGACAGAAAAGACCTTGTTTCCCCCACAGAAGGGAACAAAAGGTGGCCTGGGGCTTGATCCCCCTGAGCCCCGACCCATCTTAGTGGAGGGGTAAGAGTGGCTATGTGCCTGGTCTCTACTGCTGCAGGCTCTAAGCAGAGCCTCCCGGAAAGCCGCGCACTACGAGAAATAGCAGATTGGCCTGCCAGACAGTACTGCCCACAGTGGTGAGTCCTTCAGCACCCTGGGTGGTGTGGACAGCCACTGATCTGTGTGCTGTCCTGGGCCAGGTCTTACCTCAGAAATCTTTGAAAGCCAACAGCTGCTCTTTCTACAATGGCCTTTTAACAAAAGGGAAATGGtttcaataaaaatttgtatATGACATGTAAAAGAACCAATAAAGAAACCTGGACTCCTTCCAGAGGGTCCAGTTTCAAATTAGCTCAGTTGAGGTAGATTTTGAGGGCATGTTCATCCACTGGTGTAAAATCTGCATTTCCACAATTGCTGAAGGATAATGGCACTGAAAAATTACTGAGCAGCTCTGGCCAGTATCCTTCTGGCCACAGTCACCTACATTGCTTGCAGTATTCCTTCAGGCTAGCATTGGCATCAGACAGGAATCTGGAAAGTTCTTCATGCCTGTTTCCTGTTTTGTGCTTTGCCCTCAAGTGATGAATATCTAAAATGTGGCCACACATTTATCTCAGCTGTGAGATTCTCGATTTAAACAGTCTCTCCAGATCGGTAGTGAGTAGGAAAAGATGCAAACTGCTTTTCCTCAGCTCTCACACCATGGCAACCAACACAGAAGACTCTGGTGACCACATGTGTGGAGGGTGTTTTCCACACACCCAGCAAGCAGCCACTtctgcagcagacaccagctgggtggcCTCTGATTCAGTTCAGTTGTGACGCTGTCAAACTGGAGGTAGTGTCACATGCCACGGGTTTAGGGCTCAGTCCCTAAGACTGCACCCCCACCACACACCAGTCACAAGTTCGAGTCTCAGGGACTTCTGACCAACCACCTTGAAGTTGGGGTTCCCATGACCTCCTCTTTGGCTTCCGTTAATTTGcaagagtggctcacagaactcagggaaacatttacatttatgatAAACGGTGTTACAAAGGATATGCATGAAGAGCTGTGTAGGGCGACGTATGGGAAAAGGGGCATGGAAGAGCTCCCTCCAGGAAGCTCCATGTCCTCTGCCTTCCAGAAGTCCCCCAAGCTCCATCCTCTTGGGCCTTTTATGGAGTCTTCATTGCATAGGCCTGATTGACATctgtgtagaaatgtgattggacaaaaaggCTGTGATCCAATCCTAACGGACTGAGGAGAAAGCCCCAAGGTCTGCCTGTTGAGATTCTTATTGTCCTCTCTATGTAACGTTCCTTCCTGCAGGTGGGCCGCAGGACCCTTCGGGAATATGGGGATCTTAAGACCTGCAGTCATTCAAGGAGGTGGAGGATTTCTTGATGGAAAGGTTGGGGAAGATTAGATTGTGCTTTGGGCAGGGCAAAGGGTGCAGGAGAAGGTCAGGGAGCGAGAGTCTGTTTTCTGAGGCATAAAGCACCCCAACATTATAACAAGGGCTGCACACATGATGAGCCAGGAACTGTGGACAAAGCCCAATGTAGGTAAATAAGTAGATCAATACCTGCATGTATATTGCATCACAGGTAAgtaaacagacacacagatatatagatacagaggaaaaaaacagaaaagaaatgtagaCATATGTTTAAAATTGTAAGGGAAGAACATGTCTTGTCATTCTGAGCAGCTGGAACCTGATTGGAAAAGCCAAAGCAATGTCTCCATTCCATGTGATCTTTCTAGGAGAAAGCTGTGCTGGTGACTCAGCAGCGAGGGTGGATGCGTCCTGCGAAACTGCTTCCCGCTTTAACCTGTAGGAGAGGCAGGTGGGCTCAAAAACCCAAGGCAGACTGAGCCAAGAGGAGGCGCTCCCCTGATAATAGCTTGTACCTTCACATTTCTGGGCCATTTTGGGGGGATACACACATGTTAAGTGGAGATTCTCTTTAAAagcatctgtgtgtgtctgggcccagtggctcacacctgtaatcctagcactttgggaggctgaggcaggaggatcacttgagcccaggagtttgagaccagcctgggcaacatggggagcccccatctctacaaaaataaaaaatatatctgggtgtgatggtgcatgcctgtggtcccagctacttgacaggctgaggtgagaggattgcttgagcccaggaggtcacctctgcagtgagtggtgatcatgccactgcacttcagcctaggtgacagagcgagaccctgtctcaaaaaaaaaaaaaaaaatgaataagtacATAAAAGCATCTATGTGAGGGAAAGACCTCACGCAATCAGGAAATAGGCTGCCTCGTATCCGGCatgtgtttcttctgctgtgggGTTGACTTTTCCTGCCTAATGCTCATCCAGCTGATGATTTTACCCTTAGATTATGGAGTCAGGGCAGTTGCTCCTTATCCCGCAGCCTATTGTTGGTGAGAACTGATACCTCCCGGGCACTTACTAGATCTGAGCATTGGGCTAAGCACTTTACACACCGCCATCCCATTCACCTTCATGCCAGTCCCAGAGGTAAGGCTGTGACTCCTGTGCTGCTCTTGGGCACTCTGTCCTGAAGAGCTCAAGTGAGACATCGATCTGTCATCTATCCAGGCTCAAGTGTGTGCCTCTCTGCTGAGCTCTGCAGACCCGATGGGATCAGAGTCTGTCAGCTTCCCCAGGGAAGGGATGACGGCACTGACGATTTCCGATGATCCACTTTGCATGCAGTAGTGTTGCTTGTTATGACAAAGTGAGCTTTCCTGTTCATTTTGATCTGTGCACCTGAGTACTCTTCAGTGTCTGTCCTGCCATGCACTCTCCAGAGCGTGTGCTGGCATCACAGCCCCAAGCAAATTGCAGTGGTAGTGGAGGTGAGGCTGGTGTAGTCAATAGTATCTCAGGCGGGGAGAGCCTTGAAAGGCAGCTCATGGCCTTTGTCGTAACCCTTGCTTCCTTACAATTCACTCTGCTCAGGTAAACGCCCATGACACATGCTGTGGATGGATTCAAAGGTAGAAGGACTGCCTTGGCCATGAGACAGGGTTCTTCCAAGCAAGACTTACCTGTTGGACTCTTTAAAGCCACCCCTGTAATTTCTCTCAAATATGGcattagaggaggaggaggatctgTTTCTTTGTCCGTCACTCAGATCAAAGTGTATGTTGCCACCTCACTTTAGGATGGCAGCTGATTTAAAGGGTTCATAcgtttcacttttatttttactctttaaaaattaatcatttataaATGGGTGTGGTGATAcctgcctatagtcacagctactcaggaggctgaggcaggaggatcacttgaagccaggggttTAAGGCTCTAGTGTACTATGATCATGTCTATGAATAGCCAGTGAGCTGTAGCtagagcaacatagcaaggccgCTTCTCTAAGCCAGCAGAAAGGTAGAATCATTTAGAAGGCTGGTGGGAAGGGGCATAGAGTATTAGTGTCTAATAGTTACATGGTTTCAGTTGGGGATGATGCAAGAGTTCTAGAGAC from Callithrix jacchus isolate 240 chromosome X, calJac240_pri, whole genome shotgun sequence carries:
- the SHROOM2 gene encoding protein Shroom2 isoform X4; this encodes METSRSPSPQFAPQKLTDKPPLLIQDEDSTRIERVIDNNTTVKMVPIKIVHSESQPEKESRQSLARPTEPPALPRGLEKDQIKTLSTSEQFYSRFCLYTRQGTEPEAPHRAQPAQPQPSSTQEPPEKDRCASPPGLSYMKAKEKTEEDLKSEELAREIVGKDKSLADILDPSVKIKTTMDLMEGIFPKDEHLLEEAQQRRKLLPKIPSPRSTEERKEEPCVPAAVSLATNSTYYSTSAPKAELLIKMKDLQEQQEREEDSGSDLDHDLSVKKQELIESISRKLQVLREARESLLEDVQANTVLGAEVEAIVKGVCKPSEFDKFRMFIGDLDKVVNLLLSLSGRLARVENALNNLDDSASPGDRQSLLEKQRVLVQQHEDAKELKENLDRRERIVFDILANYLSEESLADYEHFVKMKSALIIEQRELEDKIHLGEEQLKCLFDSLQPERGK
- the SHROOM2 gene encoding protein Shroom2 isoform X5 → METSRSPSPQFAPQKLTDKPPLLIQDEDSTRIERVIDNNTTVKMVPIKIVHSESQPEKESRQSLARPTEPPALPRGLEKDQIKTLSTSEQFYSRFCLYTRQGTEPEAPHRAQPAQPQPSSTQEPPEKDRCASPPGLSYMKAKEKTEEDLKSEELAREIVGKDKSLADILDPSVKIKTTMDLMEGIFPKDEHLLEEAQQRRKLLPKIPSPRSTEERKEEPCVPAAVSLATNSTYYSTSAPKAELLIKMKDLQEQQEREEDSGSDLDHDLSVKKELIESISRKLQVLREARESLLEDVQANTVLGAEVEAIVKGVCKPSEFDKFRMFIGDLDKVVNLLLSLSGRLARVENALNNLDDSASPGDRQSLLEKQRVLVQQHEDAKELKENLDRRERIVFDILANYLSEESLADYEHFVKMKSALIIEQRELEDKIHLGEEQLKCLFDSLQPERGK